The Oncorhynchus kisutch isolate 150728-3 linkage group LG10, Okis_V2, whole genome shotgun sequence region AAAGCTTCCTTATTTTAACACATTAACAAGGTGTATAAAAAGAGCATTTGATTGTAAAGGATTATGGTATGGTCTGCTTTTAAATAGCCCACCATAGAATACAGTACTTTGAACACTATGCTGAGAGAGGTAAACATctgtgagagaaggacagtgctgTGTGTCTGCAGTAGaaatgcgcacgcacacacacacacacacacacacacacacttggaacaTCTGTTGATCCTATGATCACGCGTAAATAATCAGACACACACCCCAAAATGCATACTCCAGCAAAGAGATAccatgaagagagggaggaagaatgaTCAGATAGGAAAAAGGAGAGACTCAATGGAAGAAAAGTGCAACAGAAATAAAGCACAGGAGGAAAGCATAGCAGATTCTCATGGCTGACCTGGGGGGGGGTCATTAGACTTAAGCAACAAAATGTCATGCAGCGACTTGTTTGTTTgcaagaaataaaaaaataaattaattaaaagaTGTGCCCTGGCCGAGTCTCTACACATCtctttccatccttctctcctgtgtgtgcggTCAAGAGCTGCTCACATATTTCAGCGTAGGGAACAGAGGCAAGAAAAACCTTGAATCTGACTCAATCGTTTGCCATTGATGGATGGAGGGTGGGAAAGAGGAGTGGTCCGAACGTTGCTGcttttccatccccaactatttTTCCTCACCCCAAAACAGTTCCCATTTACCCCCACATGTCTACCTCTACTACCCAGTTTCCCCCCCAGTCTTATGTCCCCCCCTCTTTGTCCTTTCTTCTCTTAGGCTCTCCTCCCCCTCACATCTTGCGGATGACCAGCACAGTAGTAAGAACTCCAGCGAGGAACACCCCCACGGTCTGCCAGGTGGGAGTGCCAAAGTAGGAACGGATTCCCTCCTAAGAATTAGGAAGACACACCATTGtcttcaaccaccaccacaattTCAAAAAGACAtctgtaaaaaaaacatgtcaatatgGGGAAAGCACATCTACGGATTCCTTACCCAGCCACCCTGATCCCTAATCCAGTTGATCACATGATCTCGCAGGTAGTCTGTAGCCCAGCTGataatggttctgatgatgtcgGGGACCTTGGTCAACAGAGCCTGAGGAGAGAAAGACGATGCAGTCTTATTGCACAACGAAGAAGCCAACTCATCACAAAACGTGTAAATTTCAGTTCCATTCCAAGCGCTGCGGTTTACAAAAGTGACTCTATTCTGACTGAGATGAGCCCTGTTTCCTTTGTCTAACAGAGGACAAGAGAGTGCGAGAATgattgagagagaaaggagagctaAATAAAATACTACCACTCTCCACCCTCACCTTGATGACCAGCCGACAGGCAAAGTAGAAAAGTGCCACCACCCTGCCCCAGTTGAACTTTCCATCAGAGAAGATCTCACGGGCCACTCTCATAAAAACATCATGGCTGGGCTGGAGTGCAGTATCATTTAACATACTGAAGGGGAAAACAAGAGATGCTCTAAGTATTGTACAAATTCCAGAGGTCAATTTAAGCAAAGAGCTGGAGTCCCTTTCTAAGTCCTTGATTTAAGATACCTTTGGAGTTGTGTATTGCCATCCAGCTCATCTCCAATCTGCTGCAGGCAAAGGGCCAGTTTCTTGTGGTTGGGGTTACACAGCTCACTCCCGCCCAACTGGGTCCGTGTCACTGACAACTGAGTACTGCTGTCAGCATGGCGAAGAACCCGCTCGTAGATGAAACTGCGAAG contains the following coding sequences:
- the LOC109893357 gene encoding apoptosis regulator BAX isoform X3, producing MPVHMTGFIYERVLRHADSSTQLSVTRTQLGGSELCNPNHKKLALCLQQIGDELDGNTQLQSMLNDTALQPSHDVFMRVAREIFSDGKFNWGRVVALFYFACRLVIKALLTKVPDIIRTIISWATDYLRDHVINWIRDQGGWEGIRSYFGTPTWQTVGVFLAGVLTTVLVIRKM
- the LOC109893357 gene encoding apoptosis regulator BAX isoform X2, which translates into the protein MTSGGRGLKVILVQDGSAVGRRRFSFIYERVLRHADSSTQLSVTRTQLGGSELCNPNHKKLALCLQQIGDELDGNTQLQSMLNDTALQPSHDVFMRVAREIFSDGKFNWGRVVALFYFACRLVIKALLTKVPDIIRTIISWATDYLRDHVINWIRDQGGWEGIRSYFGTPTWQTVGVFLAGVLTTVLVIRKM
- the LOC109893357 gene encoding apoptosis regulator BAX isoform X1 — protein: MAALSGGGDSGNGTDQVLELGRTLLTDFIYERVLRHADSSTQLSVTRTQLGGSELCNPNHKKLALCLQQIGDELDGNTQLQSMLNDTALQPSHDVFMRVAREIFSDGKFNWGRVVALFYFACRLVIKALLTKVPDIIRTIISWATDYLRDHVINWIRDQGGWEGIRSYFGTPTWQTVGVFLAGVLTTVLVIRKM